The following is a genomic window from Paenibacillus thiaminolyticus.
GGCGTCATCTTATGCTAGAGGCATCATCGCATCCTGGAGACGTCATTGCTTCCTGGGCTGACCTCATGGGCTGATCTTCTGGGGCTGAGCGTGTGAGGGAATTGCTGCGTTTTTACAGGAATTTCGGCACAATGAGTCCACATCCTGAGGAATTCCTGCGAATCTACATCATTTTAGTCCATTTTGCTCCAAGTCGAAATGAATCGGGGGAAATTCCTGCAGTTTTGCAGGATTGCCCTTTTGGTGAAGCGGTGCCTATCGAATTGCTGCATTTGCGCAGGATTTCGCTTACTGAAGAGGCGTGTCTAGTGAAAAGAGGCATCACCGGGAACCAAGAGGCAGCGTCGTATCCTGAAGGCGTCGTTGCTTTCTGGGCTGACCTCGTGTGCTGGCCTCCTGGGGCTGAGCGTGTGGAGGGAATTGCTGCGTTTTTACAGGAATTTCGGCCCAATGAGTCCACATCCCGAGGAATTCCTGCAAATCTACATCATTTGAGTCCATTTTGCTCCAAGTCGAGGTGACTCGGGAGAAATTCCTGTAGTTTTGCAGGATTGCCCTTTTGGTGAAGCGGTGCAAATCAAATTGCTGCATTTGCGCAGGATTTCGCTTACTGAAGAGGCGTGTCTAGTGAAAAGAGGCATCACCGGGAACCAAGAGGCAGCGTCGTATCCTGAAGGCGTCGTTGCTTCCTGGGCTGACCTCGTGTGCTCACCTCCTGAGGCTGAGCGTGTGAGGGAATTGCTGCGTTTTTACAGGAATTTCGGCCCAATGAGTCCACATCCTGAGGAATTCCTGCAAATCTACATCATTTGAGTCCCTTTTGCTCCAAGTCGAAGTGAATCGGGGGAAATTCCTGCAGTTTTGCAGGATTGCCCTTTTGGTGAAGCGGTGCCTATCGAATTGCTGCATTTGCGCAGGATTTCGCTTTCCGAATAGGCGTATCTAGAGAAATCATGCAGTTTTGCCAGGTTCAATCTACCGATAGGCGTATCTAGGGAAATCGTGCGGTTTGCAGGATTTCGCTTACTGAAGAGGCGTGTCCAAAGAGAAATCATGCAGTTTTGCCGGGTTCAATCTACCGATAGGCGTATCTAGGGAAATCGTGCGGTTTGCCGGATTTCACTTACCTAATAGGCGTGTCTAGAGAGTTCGTGCATTCTGCGGGAGTTCCCTGTTAAGAGGCGCGTGTATACATAAATACTGCGGTTATGCAGGATTTTTCGGGCGAGCCGCTGACATTAGCATAATCCCCCCTAACCCCGGCATAGGAGAAGGCATGAACGCAACCCTTAACCCTTAGCTACCCTTATCAAGGTAGCGGAAGCGGAAGCTGTTTTCATCTTTTCCCGACACCTGACGCAAAGAAAAAACACCCTAAAAACGGGTGTTTTTCGTCTATTATGCTTTATATACGGACATCTCTCCGGCCGGCAGCTTGATGAGTCCATCCTTGCTTGCCGATTGGGCGACGAAGGTGGCGTATAGGCGCGGCGCTATCATCCACAGGTGCCAGAAGAACAGCTGCAGAGTTAAGCCGAGCGGCAGCCAGAGCATTATCATCAGCAGGACAAGCAAAGAGACGAGCGTTGTGTGCCATAGTATTTTTCTCCAGTAACGGAGACTGATGAACTGTTGATCCTGTGGCAGGAAGCCGATCCAGGGGAGATTGAATCTCCATATCCACCTCTTTTTGAATGTATACCGATCCATCACGAAGATAGAACGCGCGATTACATAATGAATCCAGACGATAACGATCCACGAAGCGCCAATATAGGCGACTCCCCATAGACCGCTCATTCCTATCGAGGCCGCCAGCGCGGCCGCGCCGAACAGCAAGTACATGTACATAAACACCCGATGGAACCGAATCCGCTTTAGGAGCTGATAATTGTAAAAGGTGCGCTCAACACTGCTCAAGGAAGCTCCTCCTTTTGATTGCGTCACGAATTGAGGAATACGATATATATCGGAATTTGATCTATGAAAATGTAGAAGGGAGTGGAGATCGGGGGCAGAATTGAATCGGCAAAAGAGGTACAGACCGTACATACACCAAATGCGGCCCTTCCTCATACGTATATATAAATATGTGAAATGAACTATGAAACTGGTATATCTTTATAGAGTTCAGGGCATAATAACGATAAAATTATAGAAGGTGGGATGGCCATGGAACATCAGGAGACCCACTGCATTATTTGCGGTGAAGCAACAGAGGACGGCATCGTGGTTGTCAATCAATTCATTTGCACCTCCTGCGAACAGGAGATGGTGAGGACCGACGTGCAGGACCGGAAATATCCTTTTTTCATTCATCGGTTAAAACGGTTGTGGGTGCATATGAATGTATAAGGTAGCAGACAAAGGAGCCTGACCTTTTTGGGCTCTTTTTTGTCGTTTCCTTGCAGGAATGATGAAGCGCTGCCCGATTTGCGATACAATGAAGGAATAAGAATAAGGAATGAGTGTTCAAAAAGGGCTGGTTTTCAGCACCGAACAACCTCTAGAAGGGGCAGACTTCATGGTGTATTACGGAGAAAGTACCTTTTCACGTCACATTCATCAGCATGCGCCATTGCTTGGGGCGATGCTTGACTATATGGAGCGCCGTTCGGCCTCCTTCCATGTTCCGGGGCATAAGGATGGCGAGCTGTACCGCCGGATGGCGGACGAATGGCCGTACCCGGGCAAGGAACTGTTGCGCAGCATGGCCTCGCTGCTCGCCATGGATACGACCGAAGTCGAGGGAACGGACGATCTGCATCACCCGGCCGGTCCGATCGCGGAAGCCCAACGTCTGGCGGCACACTGCTTCGGGGCCGAGGAGACGCATTTTCTGGTAGGCGGAAGCACGGTGGGCAATATAGCGCTTCTCTTGAGCAGCTGTACCCGTCCAGGCGATCTCATCATTGTGCAGCGCAATGTCCATAAATCGATTGTGCATGGCCTGATGCTGGCGGGCGCGACCGCGGTGTTCTTAACGCCGCAGACCGACCCGGGGAGCGGACTGGCGATTGTGCCGGATGCGGAGATGGTAAGCGAGGCGCTGGACCGCTATCCGCAGGCCAAGGCGGTCATGATCACGAACCCTAATTATTATGGAATGGGTGCCGATATAAGGGAGATGGCCCGCCTTACCCATGACCACGGCATTCCTTTGCTCGTGGATGAGGCGCATGGGGCACATTTCGGATTTCATCCGGCCGTCCCTCCTTCCTCCCTCTCGATGGGGGCGGATGGGGTCGTCCAGTCGACGCATAAGATGCTGGGCGGGATGACGATGAGCGCCATGCTGCATGTTCAGGGGCCTCGTCTCGATCGGGACAGGCTGAAGCAGGTGTTAACGATGGTGCAGAGCTCGAGCCCTTCGTATCCGTTGATGGCTTCGCTCGATTTGAGCCGTTACTGGCTGGACCGGCATGGAGCAGCCGCCTTGGAGCCCGGGCTGGAGGCTGCGCGCTGGCTGCGCGAACGAATCCAGGCGATGCCGGCGTTCGAGATGGTACCGGGACCGGCCGCCTCGACGGTTTATCATTATCAAGATCCTTTTAAAATTGTCCTTCGGGATCGGTATGACCGTCTCAGCGGCTACGAGCTGCTGGATGAGCTGTCCGCCCACGGCTGCATAGCCGAGATGGCTGACCCCCGGTACATGGTGGCGGCGCTCAGCTTGAGCACGTCGATGGCCGATGCGGAACGGCTGGTCCAAGCTCTGGAAGCGGTGGCGGTGACCATTGGCGATGCGCCTACATATAATACGATGCGGGCGAATGACATGGTCGGGAATGCTGCCGGAGCGAGCTGCTCCGAACCAGTGCCGTTCACGCTCTACGATGCGCCTGAGGCGACGACGATGCGGGTACCGATAAGGGACGCGGTCGGTGGGGTTGCGGCCGAGACGGTAACCCCCTATCCGCCTGGGATACCGCTGCTATACCGCGGCGAGCGCGTGACTGAGGCGGTTGTCCGGCAGCTTGAGCGGCTGGCAGAAGCCGGGGCGAAATGTCACGGGGCCGGGGATGCGACGCTCCGGACGCTACAAATATTTGCGAACGAGATTAACGGCACGGAAGAGGAGACGCAGTATGAATAGAAGCAAATGGCCAGGCTGGTTCATCACGATGGAAGGAGGGGAAGGAGCCGGGAAGACGACGGCAATGCGCAAGCTTGCGCAACGTCTGGAGGAACGCGGGCTTGACGTGGTCATGACGCGGGAACCGGGCGGCATCGCGATCTCCGAACAGATTCGCAGCCTGATCCTCGATCCAGCGCATGTCGAGATGGATCCGCGAACGGAGGCGCTGCTCTATGCGGCGGCCCGCCGTCAGCATCTGGTGGAGCGAGTGGAGCCTGCGCTCCAGCGGGGAGCCATCGTGCTGTGCGACCGGTTCGTCGACAGCAGTCTTGCTTACCAGGGCTATGCACGGGGTATAGGAATGGAAGAGGTATGGGATATCAACCGCTTCGCCGTGCATCACACGATGCCGGATATTACGCTCTGGTTCGACATTGATCCGGAAGAAGGACTGGAGCGCATCCGAGCGAACCGCTCTCGCGAAGTGAACCGGCTGGACACGGAGCAGCTGGCATTTCATCAAGCGGTCCGGCAGGGCTATGAACGGCTCGCCGCGCAATATCCCGATCGAATCGTGCGCGTGGACGCCTCGCAGCCGGAAATGGTGATTCAGGAGCAAATAATCGACATTTTATCCGAGCGAACGCAGGATTTCGGGCCCCGCATGTGTAAATAAATAACCATATTCTCATTCTAGGGTAAAATGAGTTCAACCAATCACAAGGAGGATGATAGGCATGAAGATGATTGTGGCCATTGTTCAGGACAAAGACAGCAACCGGTTGTCCAGCGCGTTAGTGAAAGCGAATTTCCGTGCCACCAAGCTGGCGAGCACGGGAGGATTTCTGCGGGCAGGCAATACGACCTTTATGATCGGTGTCAATGATGATCAAGTCAGCGCGGTTCTGAACGTCATCCGTAACAATTGCAAGGTGCGTGACCAATTGGTGACGCCGGTTACCCCGCTTAGCGGAACGACGGATTCCTATATGCCGCTTCCGGTGGAAGTGCAAGTTGGCGGTGCGACAGTTTTTGTAATGCCTGTTGATCGGTTTGAACAATTTTAAAGAGATCGTGTACCAAGTCCGCTTTGAATACGCAATTTAGAGCATGATAGAATGCAGGTGGATAACAAGTGAAGATTAATCCAGGGTTCCGGCCCCTTGGCCAAGACGTGCGCATAGGGGATACGGTAGCGAAGCCCATTCAGCAGAAATCATTTGCGGATATAATGCAGCAGCAGGACGGCCAAGCGAGCAGAGATGAATTGCAGCAGCGCCTGCAGGATATTTATCGTCAAGGAGAACGACTGGCGAAGTCGATGACCGTCAGGGAACTCCGGCAATACCGGAATCTGGTGAAGCGGTTCCTGGAGGATACGGTCCGCCGGGGCATCACGCTGCGCGACTCGCGTGGATGGGATCGCCGAGGGCGCAATAAGCGCTACAAGCTGGTCGAGGAGATC
Proteins encoded in this region:
- a CDS encoding cyclic-di-AMP receptor — protein: MKMIVAIVQDKDSNRLSSALVKANFRATKLASTGGFLRAGNTTFMIGVNDDQVSAVLNVIRNNCKVRDQLVTPVTPLSGTTDSYMPLPVEVQVGGATVFVMPVDRFEQF
- the tmk gene encoding dTMP kinase → MNRSKWPGWFITMEGGEGAGKTTAMRKLAQRLEERGLDVVMTREPGGIAISEQIRSLILDPAHVEMDPRTEALLYAAARRQHLVERVEPALQRGAIVLCDRFVDSSLAYQGYARGIGMEEVWDINRFAVHHTMPDITLWFDIDPEEGLERIRANRSREVNRLDTEQLAFHQAVRQGYERLAAQYPDRIVRVDASQPEMVIQEQIIDILSERTQDFGPRMCK
- a CDS encoding sigma factor G inhibitor Gin, whose translation is MEHQETHCIICGEATEDGIVVVNQFICTSCEQEMVRTDVQDRKYPFFIHRLKRLWVHMNV
- a CDS encoding YaaR family protein, producing MKINPGFRPLGQDVRIGDTVAKPIQQKSFADIMQQQDGQASRDELQQRLQDIYRQGERLAKSMTVRELRQYRNLVKRFLEDTVRRGITLRDSRGWDRRGRNKRYKLVEEIDAALIALAEELLETEQGKIELLQKVGEIRGMLINLSF
- a CDS encoding aminotransferase class I/II-fold pyridoxal phosphate-dependent enzyme — protein: MSVQKGLVFSTEQPLEGADFMVYYGESTFSRHIHQHAPLLGAMLDYMERRSASFHVPGHKDGELYRRMADEWPYPGKELLRSMASLLAMDTTEVEGTDDLHHPAGPIAEAQRLAAHCFGAEETHFLVGGSTVGNIALLLSSCTRPGDLIIVQRNVHKSIVHGLMLAGATAVFLTPQTDPGSGLAIVPDAEMVSEALDRYPQAKAVMITNPNYYGMGADIREMARLTHDHGIPLLVDEAHGAHFGFHPAVPPSSLSMGADGVVQSTHKMLGGMTMSAMLHVQGPRLDRDRLKQVLTMVQSSSPSYPLMASLDLSRYWLDRHGAAALEPGLEAARWLRERIQAMPAFEMVPGPAASTVYHYQDPFKIVLRDRYDRLSGYELLDELSAHGCIAEMADPRYMVAALSLSTSMADAERLVQALEAVAVTIGDAPTYNTMRANDMVGNAAGASCSEPVPFTLYDAPEATTMRVPIRDAVGGVAAETVTPYPPGIPLLYRGERVTEAVVRQLERLAEAGAKCHGAGDATLRTLQIFANEINGTEEETQYE